A region from the Pogoniulus pusillus isolate bPogPus1 chromosome 43, bPogPus1.pri, whole genome shotgun sequence genome encodes:
- the RFX5 gene encoding DNA-binding protein RFX5 isoform X5: MADEELSSRAAKKGSLSPSSSRGGAAESSTLLQELRSTISKSVQNKVDSILQDVQKFSDNDKLYLYLQLPSGPSLGEKSSSLDLSSLSTAEYMHACNWIRNHLEEHTDTCLPKQDVYDAYKRYCDNLCCRPLSAANFGKIIREIFPNIKARRLGGRGQSKYCYSGIRRKTVVSLPPLPSLDLKVTEAQSELTELVQSYSSEVMEAACALTCHWAEKILKRSFNNIVEVAQFLIQQHIISSRSAHADLVMAMVVSESTEKIHREGRAPSAAKKNGLETPESGDRSQGQTKKESGPKLPVPPRPEKKKPPEPPKAASSPQVNALVARLPLLLPRIPPVERPAAPAAATIRSSPPVLAPKITATPLGGTVKVALPLPVGTASPSVPLGLAPGANGPAGLLSQQAAVPVLNVLLPGVSVPGTAESPANPRSAGGGGEGPSPQDLQRPKGTKRPPEPPGDLAGSLQKRRRGRPRKRPEEGGTAAPGELCRGAAADGAGSAAAGSATSPLGDSAAGKCLPTHVSVIQDGRVSAKASRELALEKLSEAQRSLGEARSTLGDTAGVPRDGGDPSTAPHDGQTQAGTCPAAATSHRSDMSPCAPTSPHAPTSPHAPTSQGASPGQVGLCAQPGT, translated from the exons ATGGCTGACGAGGAGCTGAGCTCCCGAGCCGCCAAGAAGGGAAGTTTGTCACCGAGCAGCTCCCGGGGCGGCGCGGCCGAGTCgagcacactgctgcaggagctgaggagcacCATCTC CAAATCTGTGCAGAACAAGGTCGACTCCATCCTG CAAGATGTCCAGAAGTTCTCAGACAATGACAAGCTCTACCTCTACCTCCAGCTGCCATCAGGACCAAGCCTGGGGGAGAagag cagcagcctggaccTGAGCTCCCTGAGCACGGCCGAGTACATGCATGCCTGCAACTGGATCCGGAACCACCTGGAGGAGCACACAGACACCTGCCTGCCCAAGCAGGACGTCTATGACGCCTACAA GCGATACTGCGACAACCTCTGCTGCCGCCCGCTGAGCGCCGCCAACTTCGGCAAGATCATCAGGGAGATCTTCCCAAACATCAAGGCCCGGAGGCTGGGGGGCCGAGGGCAGTCCAA ATACTGCTACAGTGGGATACGGAGGAAGACAGTGGTCAGCCTGccacccctgcccagcctggacctcAAAGTGACCGAGGCT CAGTCGGAGCTGACGGAGCTGGTGCAGTCCTACAGCAGCGAGGTGATGGAGGCAGCCTGCGCCCTGACCTGCCACTGGGCGGAGAAGATCCTCAAGCGCTCCTTCAACAACATCGTGGAGGTGGCTCAGttcctcatccagcagcacatcATCAGCTCCCGCTCGGCCCACGCTGACCTGgtcatggccatggtggtctcag AGAGCACCGAGAAGATCCATCGTGAGGGTCGGGCACCGTCAGCCGCCAAGAAGAACGGCCTGGAGACCCCTGAGAGTGGTGACAGGAGCCAGGGCCAG accAAGAAGGAGAGCGGCCCCAAGCTCCCCGTCCCACCTCGTCCCGAGAAGAAGAAGCCCCCGGAGCCCCCcaaggctgccagcagcccccaaGTGAACGCCCTGGTCGCccgcctgcccctgctcctgccccgcaTCCCGCCGGTGGAGCGGCCCGCGGCGCCCGCTGCCGCCACCATCCGCTCCTCCCCTCCTGTCCTGGCACCCAAAATCACGGCTACGCCTCTTGGGGGCACGGTCAAGGTGGCCCTGCCGCTGCCAGTGGGCACAGCATCCCCCTCCGTGCCCCTCGGGCTGGCCCCTGGGGCTAACGGGCCAGCAGGGCTCCTGAGCCAGCAAGCGGCCGTGCCCGTCCTCAACGTGCTGCTGCCCGGCGTCAGCGTCCCTGGCACGGCCGAGAGCCCTGCCAACCCCCGCAGCGCAGGGGGCGGCGGTGAGGGTCCCAGTCCGCAGGACTTGCAGCGCCCCAAGGGCACCAAGCGGCCCCCGGAGCCGCCCGGCGACctggctggcagcctgcagaagcgCCGCCGCGGGCGGCCGCGGAAGAGGCCAGAGGAAGGGGGCACAGCAGCCCCGGGGGAGCTCTGCCGCGGGGCGGCGGCCGACGGCGCTGGCTCTGCCGCCGCTGGCAGTGCCACCAGCCCCCTCGGGGACAGTGCAGCCGGGAAGTGCCTGCCCACCCACGTCAGCGTCATCCAGGACGGCAGGGTCAGTGCCAAAGCCAGCCGTGAGCTGGCACTAGAGAAGCTGTCGGAGGCACAGCGGAGCCTGGGCGAGGCCAGGTCCACTCTGGGTGACACTGCAGGTGTGCCTCGGGACGGAGGGGACCCTTCCACTGCCCCCCATGATGGACAGAcacaggcaggaacctgtcctgctgctgccacctcccacCGCTCGGACATGTCTCCCTGTGCCCCCACTTCCCCCCACGCTCCCACATCCCCCCATGCCCCCACGTCCCAGGGGGCTTCGCCAGGGCAGGTGGGACTCTGTGCCCAACCTGGCACATAA
- the RFX5 gene encoding DNA-binding protein RFX5 isoform X6 encodes MADEELSSRAAKKGSLSPSSSRGGAAESSTLLQELRSTISKSVQNKVDSILQDVQKFSDNDKLYLYLQLPSGPSLGEKSSSLDLSSLSTAEYMHACNWIRNHLEEHTDTCLPKQDVYDAYKRYCDNLCCRPLSAANFGKIIREIFPNIKARRLGGRGQSKYCYSGIRRKTVVSLPPLPSLDLKVTEASELTELVQSYSSEVMEAACALTCHWAEKILKRSFNNIVEVAQFLIQQHIISSRSAHADLVMAMVVSESTEKIHREGRAPSAAKKNGLETPESGDRSQGQVRPHQGQVGTPGSPPQPSGTSSTTTSSAGTSLCLQTKKESGPKLPVPPRPEKKKPPEPPKAASSPQVNALVARLPLLLPRIPPVERPAAPAAATIRSSPPVLAPKITATPLGGTVKVALPLPVGTASPSVPLGLAPGANGPAGLLSQQAAVPVLNVLLPGVSVPGTAESPANPRSAGGGGEGPSPQDLQRPKGTKRPPEPPGDLAGSLQKRRRGRPRKRPEEGGTAAPGELCRGAAADGAGSAAAGSATSPLGDSAAGKCLPTHVSVIQDGRVSAKASRELALEKLSEAQRSLGEARSTLGDTAGVPRDGGDPSTAPHDGQTQAGTCPAAATSHRSDMSPCAPTSPHAPTSPHAPTSQGASPGQVGLCAQPGT; translated from the exons ATGGCTGACGAGGAGCTGAGCTCCCGAGCCGCCAAGAAGGGAAGTTTGTCACCGAGCAGCTCCCGGGGCGGCGCGGCCGAGTCgagcacactgctgcaggagctgaggagcacCATCTC CAAATCTGTGCAGAACAAGGTCGACTCCATCCTG CAAGATGTCCAGAAGTTCTCAGACAATGACAAGCTCTACCTCTACCTCCAGCTGCCATCAGGACCAAGCCTGGGGGAGAagag cagcagcctggaccTGAGCTCCCTGAGCACGGCCGAGTACATGCATGCCTGCAACTGGATCCGGAACCACCTGGAGGAGCACACAGACACCTGCCTGCCCAAGCAGGACGTCTATGACGCCTACAA GCGATACTGCGACAACCTCTGCTGCCGCCCGCTGAGCGCCGCCAACTTCGGCAAGATCATCAGGGAGATCTTCCCAAACATCAAGGCCCGGAGGCTGGGGGGCCGAGGGCAGTCCAA ATACTGCTACAGTGGGATACGGAGGAAGACAGTGGTCAGCCTGccacccctgcccagcctggacctcAAAGTGACCGAGGCT TCGGAGCTGACGGAGCTGGTGCAGTCCTACAGCAGCGAGGTGATGGAGGCAGCCTGCGCCCTGACCTGCCACTGGGCGGAGAAGATCCTCAAGCGCTCCTTCAACAACATCGTGGAGGTGGCTCAGttcctcatccagcagcacatcATCAGCTCCCGCTCGGCCCACGCTGACCTGgtcatggccatggtggtctcag AGAGCACCGAGAAGATCCATCGTGAGGGTCGGGCACCGTCAGCCGCCAAGAAGAACGGCCTGGAGACCCCTGAGAGTGGTGACAGGAGCCAGGGCCAGGTGAGACCCCACCAGGGCCAGGTGGGGACCCCCGGgagccctcctcagccttcgGGGACCAGCTCCACCACAACATCCTCTGCCGgcacctccctctgcctgcagaccAAGAAGGAGAGCGGCCCCAAGCTCCCCGTCCCACCTCGTCCCGAGAAGAAGAAGCCCCCGGAGCCCCCcaaggctgccagcagcccccaaGTGAACGCCCTGGTCGCccgcctgcccctgctcctgccccgcaTCCCGCCGGTGGAGCGGCCCGCGGCGCCCGCTGCCGCCACCATCCGCTCCTCCCCTCCTGTCCTGGCACCCAAAATCACGGCTACGCCTCTTGGGGGCACGGTCAAGGTGGCCCTGCCGCTGCCAGTGGGCACAGCATCCCCCTCCGTGCCCCTCGGGCTGGCCCCTGGGGCTAACGGGCCAGCAGGGCTCCTGAGCCAGCAAGCGGCCGTGCCCGTCCTCAACGTGCTGCTGCCCGGCGTCAGCGTCCCTGGCACGGCCGAGAGCCCTGCCAACCCCCGCAGCGCAGGGGGCGGCGGTGAGGGTCCCAGTCCGCAGGACTTGCAGCGCCCCAAGGGCACCAAGCGGCCCCCGGAGCCGCCCGGCGACctggctggcagcctgcagaagcgCCGCCGCGGGCGGCCGCGGAAGAGGCCAGAGGAAGGGGGCACAGCAGCCCCGGGGGAGCTCTGCCGCGGGGCGGCGGCCGACGGCGCTGGCTCTGCCGCCGCTGGCAGTGCCACCAGCCCCCTCGGGGACAGTGCAGCCGGGAAGTGCCTGCCCACCCACGTCAGCGTCATCCAGGACGGCAGGGTCAGTGCCAAAGCCAGCCGTGAGCTGGCACTAGAGAAGCTGTCGGAGGCACAGCGGAGCCTGGGCGAGGCCAGGTCCACTCTGGGTGACACTGCAGGTGTGCCTCGGGACGGAGGGGACCCTTCCACTGCCCCCCATGATGGACAGAcacaggcaggaacctgtcctgctgctgccacctcccacCGCTCGGACATGTCTCCCTGTGCCCCCACTTCCCCCCACGCTCCCACATCCCCCCATGCCCCCACGTCCCAGGGGGCTTCGCCAGGGCAGGTGGGACTCTGTGCCCAACCTGGCACATAA
- the RFX5 gene encoding DNA-binding protein RFX5 isoform X3, producing the protein MADEELSSRAAKKGSLSPSSSRGGAAESSTLLQELRSTISKSVQNKVDSILQDVQKFSDNDKLYLYLQLPSGPSLGEKSSSLDLSSLSTAEYMHACNWIRNHLEEHTDTCLPKQDVYDAYKRYCDNLCCRPLSAANFGKIIREIFPNIKARRLGGRGQSKYCYSGIRRKTVVSLPPLPSLDLKVTEAQSELTELVQSYSSEVMEAACALTCHWAEKILKRSFNNIVEVAQFLIQQHIISSRSAHADLVMAMVVSESTEKIHREGRAPSAAKKNGLETPESGDRSQGQVRPHQGQVGTPGSPPQPSGTSSTTTSSAGTSLCLQTKKESGPKLPVPPRPEKKKPPEPPKAASSPQVNALVARLPLLLPRIPPVERPAAPAAATIRSSPPVLAPKITATPLGGTVKVALPLPVGTASPSVPLGLAPGANGPAGLLSQQAAVPVLNVLLPGVSVPGTAESPANPRSAGGGGEGPSPQDLQRPKGTKRPPEPPGDLAGSLQKRRRGRPRKRPEEGGTAAPGELCRGAAADGAGSAAAGSATSPLGDSAAGKCLPTHVSVIQDGRVSAKASRELALEKLSEAQRSLGEARSTLGDTAGVPRDGGDPSTAPHDGQTQAGTCPAAATSHRSDMSPCAPTSPHAPTSPHAPTSQGASPGQVGLCAQPGT; encoded by the exons ATGGCTGACGAGGAGCTGAGCTCCCGAGCCGCCAAGAAGGGAAGTTTGTCACCGAGCAGCTCCCGGGGCGGCGCGGCCGAGTCgagcacactgctgcaggagctgaggagcacCATCTC CAAATCTGTGCAGAACAAGGTCGACTCCATCCTG CAAGATGTCCAGAAGTTCTCAGACAATGACAAGCTCTACCTCTACCTCCAGCTGCCATCAGGACCAAGCCTGGGGGAGAagag cagcagcctggaccTGAGCTCCCTGAGCACGGCCGAGTACATGCATGCCTGCAACTGGATCCGGAACCACCTGGAGGAGCACACAGACACCTGCCTGCCCAAGCAGGACGTCTATGACGCCTACAA GCGATACTGCGACAACCTCTGCTGCCGCCCGCTGAGCGCCGCCAACTTCGGCAAGATCATCAGGGAGATCTTCCCAAACATCAAGGCCCGGAGGCTGGGGGGCCGAGGGCAGTCCAA ATACTGCTACAGTGGGATACGGAGGAAGACAGTGGTCAGCCTGccacccctgcccagcctggacctcAAAGTGACCGAGGCT CAGTCGGAGCTGACGGAGCTGGTGCAGTCCTACAGCAGCGAGGTGATGGAGGCAGCCTGCGCCCTGACCTGCCACTGGGCGGAGAAGATCCTCAAGCGCTCCTTCAACAACATCGTGGAGGTGGCTCAGttcctcatccagcagcacatcATCAGCTCCCGCTCGGCCCACGCTGACCTGgtcatggccatggtggtctcag AGAGCACCGAGAAGATCCATCGTGAGGGTCGGGCACCGTCAGCCGCCAAGAAGAACGGCCTGGAGACCCCTGAGAGTGGTGACAGGAGCCAGGGCCAGGTGAGACCCCACCAGGGCCAGGTGGGGACCCCCGGgagccctcctcagccttcgGGGACCAGCTCCACCACAACATCCTCTGCCGgcacctccctctgcctgcagaccAAGAAGGAGAGCGGCCCCAAGCTCCCCGTCCCACCTCGTCCCGAGAAGAAGAAGCCCCCGGAGCCCCCcaaggctgccagcagcccccaaGTGAACGCCCTGGTCGCccgcctgcccctgctcctgccccgcaTCCCGCCGGTGGAGCGGCCCGCGGCGCCCGCTGCCGCCACCATCCGCTCCTCCCCTCCTGTCCTGGCACCCAAAATCACGGCTACGCCTCTTGGGGGCACGGTCAAGGTGGCCCTGCCGCTGCCAGTGGGCACAGCATCCCCCTCCGTGCCCCTCGGGCTGGCCCCTGGGGCTAACGGGCCAGCAGGGCTCCTGAGCCAGCAAGCGGCCGTGCCCGTCCTCAACGTGCTGCTGCCCGGCGTCAGCGTCCCTGGCACGGCCGAGAGCCCTGCCAACCCCCGCAGCGCAGGGGGCGGCGGTGAGGGTCCCAGTCCGCAGGACTTGCAGCGCCCCAAGGGCACCAAGCGGCCCCCGGAGCCGCCCGGCGACctggctggcagcctgcagaagcgCCGCCGCGGGCGGCCGCGGAAGAGGCCAGAGGAAGGGGGCACAGCAGCCCCGGGGGAGCTCTGCCGCGGGGCGGCGGCCGACGGCGCTGGCTCTGCCGCCGCTGGCAGTGCCACCAGCCCCCTCGGGGACAGTGCAGCCGGGAAGTGCCTGCCCACCCACGTCAGCGTCATCCAGGACGGCAGGGTCAGTGCCAAAGCCAGCCGTGAGCTGGCACTAGAGAAGCTGTCGGAGGCACAGCGGAGCCTGGGCGAGGCCAGGTCCACTCTGGGTGACACTGCAGGTGTGCCTCGGGACGGAGGGGACCCTTCCACTGCCCCCCATGATGGACAGAcacaggcaggaacctgtcctgctgctgccacctcccacCGCTCGGACATGTCTCCCTGTGCCCCCACTTCCCCCCACGCTCCCACATCCCCCCATGCCCCCACGTCCCAGGGGGCTTCGCCAGGGCAGGTGGGACTCTGTGCCCAACCTGGCACATAA
- the RFX5 gene encoding DNA-binding protein RFX5 isoform X1: MAAAGRVLSRGGRQPLALCALESSSWHCCWHQAAPVGLEGPWAVAVAGSWVGWGVPPVLLCTDSSCLCPSQQICAEQGRLHPDVQKFSDNDKLYLYLQLPSGPSLGEKSSSLDLSSLSTAEYMHACNWIRNHLEEHTDTCLPKQDVYDAYKRYCDNLCCRPLSAANFGKIIREIFPNIKARRLGGRGQSKYCYSGIRRKTVVSLPPLPSLDLKVTEAQSELTELVQSYSSEVMEAACALTCHWAEKILKRSFNNIVEVAQFLIQQHIISSRSAHADLVMAMVVSESTEKIHREGRAPSAAKKNGLETPESGDRSQGQVRPHQGQVGTPGSPPQPSGTSSTTTSSAGTSLCLQTKKESGPKLPVPPRPEKKKPPEPPKAASSPQVNALVARLPLLLPRIPPVERPAAPAAATIRSSPPVLAPKITATPLGGTVKVALPLPVGTASPSVPLGLAPGANGPAGLLSQQAAVPVLNVLLPGVSVPGTAESPANPRSAGGGGEGPSPQDLQRPKGTKRPPEPPGDLAGSLQKRRRGRPRKRPEEGGTAAPGELCRGAAADGAGSAAAGSATSPLGDSAAGKCLPTHVSVIQDGRVSAKASRELALEKLSEAQRSLGEARSTLGDTAGVPRDGGDPSTAPHDGQTQAGTCPAAATSHRSDMSPCAPTSPHAPTSPHAPTSQGASPGQVGLCAQPGT, from the exons atggctgcagcaggaagagtGCTGAGCCGTGGGGGCAGGCAGCCTTTGGCTCTCTGtgctctggagtcctcatctTGGCATTGCTGTTGGCACCAGGCTGCACCTGTGGGCTTGGAGGGTCCCTGGGCAGTGGCcgtggctgggagctgggtgggCTGGGGAGTGCctcctgtcctgctctgcactgACTCCTCTTGTCTCTGTCCCTCGCAGCAAATCTGTGCAGAACAAGGTCGACTCCATCCTG ATGTCCAGAAGTTCTCAGACAATGACAAGCTCTACCTCTACCTCCAGCTGCCATCAGGACCAAGCCTGGGGGAGAagag cagcagcctggaccTGAGCTCCCTGAGCACGGCCGAGTACATGCATGCCTGCAACTGGATCCGGAACCACCTGGAGGAGCACACAGACACCTGCCTGCCCAAGCAGGACGTCTATGACGCCTACAA GCGATACTGCGACAACCTCTGCTGCCGCCCGCTGAGCGCCGCCAACTTCGGCAAGATCATCAGGGAGATCTTCCCAAACATCAAGGCCCGGAGGCTGGGGGGCCGAGGGCAGTCCAA ATACTGCTACAGTGGGATACGGAGGAAGACAGTGGTCAGCCTGccacccctgcccagcctggacctcAAAGTGACCGAGGCT CAGTCGGAGCTGACGGAGCTGGTGCAGTCCTACAGCAGCGAGGTGATGGAGGCAGCCTGCGCCCTGACCTGCCACTGGGCGGAGAAGATCCTCAAGCGCTCCTTCAACAACATCGTGGAGGTGGCTCAGttcctcatccagcagcacatcATCAGCTCCCGCTCGGCCCACGCTGACCTGgtcatggccatggtggtctcag AGAGCACCGAGAAGATCCATCGTGAGGGTCGGGCACCGTCAGCCGCCAAGAAGAACGGCCTGGAGACCCCTGAGAGTGGTGACAGGAGCCAGGGCCAGGTGAGACCCCACCAGGGCCAGGTGGGGACCCCCGGgagccctcctcagccttcgGGGACCAGCTCCACCACAACATCCTCTGCCGgcacctccctctgcctgcagaccAAGAAGGAGAGCGGCCCCAAGCTCCCCGTCCCACCTCGTCCCGAGAAGAAGAAGCCCCCGGAGCCCCCcaaggctgccagcagcccccaaGTGAACGCCCTGGTCGCccgcctgcccctgctcctgccccgcaTCCCGCCGGTGGAGCGGCCCGCGGCGCCCGCTGCCGCCACCATCCGCTCCTCCCCTCCTGTCCTGGCACCCAAAATCACGGCTACGCCTCTTGGGGGCACGGTCAAGGTGGCCCTGCCGCTGCCAGTGGGCACAGCATCCCCCTCCGTGCCCCTCGGGCTGGCCCCTGGGGCTAACGGGCCAGCAGGGCTCCTGAGCCAGCAAGCGGCCGTGCCCGTCCTCAACGTGCTGCTGCCCGGCGTCAGCGTCCCTGGCACGGCCGAGAGCCCTGCCAACCCCCGCAGCGCAGGGGGCGGCGGTGAGGGTCCCAGTCCGCAGGACTTGCAGCGCCCCAAGGGCACCAAGCGGCCCCCGGAGCCGCCCGGCGACctggctggcagcctgcagaagcgCCGCCGCGGGCGGCCGCGGAAGAGGCCAGAGGAAGGGGGCACAGCAGCCCCGGGGGAGCTCTGCCGCGGGGCGGCGGCCGACGGCGCTGGCTCTGCCGCCGCTGGCAGTGCCACCAGCCCCCTCGGGGACAGTGCAGCCGGGAAGTGCCTGCCCACCCACGTCAGCGTCATCCAGGACGGCAGGGTCAGTGCCAAAGCCAGCCGTGAGCTGGCACTAGAGAAGCTGTCGGAGGCACAGCGGAGCCTGGGCGAGGCCAGGTCCACTCTGGGTGACACTGCAGGTGTGCCTCGGGACGGAGGGGACCCTTCCACTGCCCCCCATGATGGACAGAcacaggcaggaacctgtcctgctgctgccacctcccacCGCTCGGACATGTCTCCCTGTGCCCCCACTTCCCCCCACGCTCCCACATCCCCCCATGCCCCCACGTCCCAGGGGGCTTCGCCAGGGCAGGTGGGACTCTGTGCCCAACCTGGCACATAA
- the RFX5 gene encoding DNA-binding protein RFX5 isoform X2, translated as MAAAGRVLSRGGRQPLALCALESSSWHCCWHQAAPVGLEGPWAVAVAGSWVGWGVPPVLLCTDSSCLCPSQQICAEQGRLHPDVQKFSDNDKLYLYLQLPSGPSLGEKSSSLDLSSLSTAEYMHACNWIRNHLEEHTDTCLPKQDVYDAYKRYCDNLCCRPLSAANFGKIIREIFPNIKARRLGGRGQSKYCYSGIRRKTVVSLPPLPSLDLKVTEASELTELVQSYSSEVMEAACALTCHWAEKILKRSFNNIVEVAQFLIQQHIISSRSAHADLVMAMVVSESTEKIHREGRAPSAAKKNGLETPESGDRSQGQVRPHQGQVGTPGSPPQPSGTSSTTTSSAGTSLCLQTKKESGPKLPVPPRPEKKKPPEPPKAASSPQVNALVARLPLLLPRIPPVERPAAPAAATIRSSPPVLAPKITATPLGGTVKVALPLPVGTASPSVPLGLAPGANGPAGLLSQQAAVPVLNVLLPGVSVPGTAESPANPRSAGGGGEGPSPQDLQRPKGTKRPPEPPGDLAGSLQKRRRGRPRKRPEEGGTAAPGELCRGAAADGAGSAAAGSATSPLGDSAAGKCLPTHVSVIQDGRVSAKASRELALEKLSEAQRSLGEARSTLGDTAGVPRDGGDPSTAPHDGQTQAGTCPAAATSHRSDMSPCAPTSPHAPTSPHAPTSQGASPGQVGLCAQPGT; from the exons atggctgcagcaggaagagtGCTGAGCCGTGGGGGCAGGCAGCCTTTGGCTCTCTGtgctctggagtcctcatctTGGCATTGCTGTTGGCACCAGGCTGCACCTGTGGGCTTGGAGGGTCCCTGGGCAGTGGCcgtggctgggagctgggtgggCTGGGGAGTGCctcctgtcctgctctgcactgACTCCTCTTGTCTCTGTCCCTCGCAGCAAATCTGTGCAGAACAAGGTCGACTCCATCCTG ATGTCCAGAAGTTCTCAGACAATGACAAGCTCTACCTCTACCTCCAGCTGCCATCAGGACCAAGCCTGGGGGAGAagag cagcagcctggaccTGAGCTCCCTGAGCACGGCCGAGTACATGCATGCCTGCAACTGGATCCGGAACCACCTGGAGGAGCACACAGACACCTGCCTGCCCAAGCAGGACGTCTATGACGCCTACAA GCGATACTGCGACAACCTCTGCTGCCGCCCGCTGAGCGCCGCCAACTTCGGCAAGATCATCAGGGAGATCTTCCCAAACATCAAGGCCCGGAGGCTGGGGGGCCGAGGGCAGTCCAA ATACTGCTACAGTGGGATACGGAGGAAGACAGTGGTCAGCCTGccacccctgcccagcctggacctcAAAGTGACCGAGGCT TCGGAGCTGACGGAGCTGGTGCAGTCCTACAGCAGCGAGGTGATGGAGGCAGCCTGCGCCCTGACCTGCCACTGGGCGGAGAAGATCCTCAAGCGCTCCTTCAACAACATCGTGGAGGTGGCTCAGttcctcatccagcagcacatcATCAGCTCCCGCTCGGCCCACGCTGACCTGgtcatggccatggtggtctcag AGAGCACCGAGAAGATCCATCGTGAGGGTCGGGCACCGTCAGCCGCCAAGAAGAACGGCCTGGAGACCCCTGAGAGTGGTGACAGGAGCCAGGGCCAGGTGAGACCCCACCAGGGCCAGGTGGGGACCCCCGGgagccctcctcagccttcgGGGACCAGCTCCACCACAACATCCTCTGCCGgcacctccctctgcctgcagaccAAGAAGGAGAGCGGCCCCAAGCTCCCCGTCCCACCTCGTCCCGAGAAGAAGAAGCCCCCGGAGCCCCCcaaggctgccagcagcccccaaGTGAACGCCCTGGTCGCccgcctgcccctgctcctgccccgcaTCCCGCCGGTGGAGCGGCCCGCGGCGCCCGCTGCCGCCACCATCCGCTCCTCCCCTCCTGTCCTGGCACCCAAAATCACGGCTACGCCTCTTGGGGGCACGGTCAAGGTGGCCCTGCCGCTGCCAGTGGGCACAGCATCCCCCTCCGTGCCCCTCGGGCTGGCCCCTGGGGCTAACGGGCCAGCAGGGCTCCTGAGCCAGCAAGCGGCCGTGCCCGTCCTCAACGTGCTGCTGCCCGGCGTCAGCGTCCCTGGCACGGCCGAGAGCCCTGCCAACCCCCGCAGCGCAGGGGGCGGCGGTGAGGGTCCCAGTCCGCAGGACTTGCAGCGCCCCAAGGGCACCAAGCGGCCCCCGGAGCCGCCCGGCGACctggctggcagcctgcagaagcgCCGCCGCGGGCGGCCGCGGAAGAGGCCAGAGGAAGGGGGCACAGCAGCCCCGGGGGAGCTCTGCCGCGGGGCGGCGGCCGACGGCGCTGGCTCTGCCGCCGCTGGCAGTGCCACCAGCCCCCTCGGGGACAGTGCAGCCGGGAAGTGCCTGCCCACCCACGTCAGCGTCATCCAGGACGGCAGGGTCAGTGCCAAAGCCAGCCGTGAGCTGGCACTAGAGAAGCTGTCGGAGGCACAGCGGAGCCTGGGCGAGGCCAGGTCCACTCTGGGTGACACTGCAGGTGTGCCTCGGGACGGAGGGGACCCTTCCACTGCCCCCCATGATGGACAGAcacaggcaggaacctgtcctgctgctgccacctcccacCGCTCGGACATGTCTCCCTGTGCCCCCACTTCCCCCCACGCTCCCACATCCCCCCATGCCCCCACGTCCCAGGGGGCTTCGCCAGGGCAGGTGGGACTCTGTGCCCAACCTGGCACATAA